In Cutaneotrichosporon cavernicola HIS019 DNA, chromosome: 1, one DNA window encodes the following:
- a CDS encoding uncharacterized protein (Oxysterol-binding protein), giving the protein MAAEGKPLPPPPIESEMDAPHGHAAHTSDRLSPGSKGHGGTSPVSTNAALYNFKLLEALRSGNGAEVQPYLDELKTAPEGSAGRLLGMAVRVASVPVIKYILNSPSIPSPNLPVNPPSPATALHIASDIGRPEVVELLLNDPRVDDTIRDDKGRSALECSSNPEVSALIEDSRATLQSRFLVLLSSYVSSPLSSVEEGTNMLNFLDKPRAEGLNLNALDERTGTSLLHEAARRRDLRLVELAVKRGADVFVRDRRGRRVQEHDKGADERIKTYLRQFTNQETMVQNKSDGRPPDLKGFLSKWVNYRSGWKTRWFVLENGVLSYYRNREDEEVACRGSIALATARISPSPDGTRFEISSKMTTSVPKIIVKSNLRGEIARWAQAIRLNMEFYSKDRQLQRSGSNAGVDHSDARSTKSSIGPLASLGGPSASGSRGISATLNELPASDQFLHPSLKRTPTSLSGISSKSKSGTRTQNTEVPPVPLLPDRSRRHAPSSRKRDNSPGGNTTASELDKSDSDKDTDDGMSGPETVPHESEFELSMLNLTAQLELTQQLVDSMVVSPDIPDRSSVHGSSSPSRQRQVKEALRQSIATLNGLVQRQHGMTQDRERYYQNRIKRELQTRKLWEENLLAVAEQQAETETQLNEAAKDNEKKRRALRQARSVLAELSLSQPASPGMEGRDPELSILGGAFTAPPATHHPAIGDFAPSFALPPAEEAAPATGASPNLRRSISRRSISNRASVSLGRRASIGQYNRGSIGRRQSISFQDIDHVVAAIDDSEDDDDEFFDAIETGTIPNLKTFDTISNPQGPGSRPATPVHILPAKEAKESPLGQVVAVRQAKKGTVESYLARKSLEPYNHVRHRLPIDDDKRPSVSLWSILKSSIGKDLTKISFPVSFNECTSMLQRMAEDMEYDACLTVAASEQDSLKRLAFVAAFAMSNYSSTIGRIAKPFNPMLSQSFEYAIPNRYRYISEQVSHHPPISACYSEAPTWRYYGEVDAKNKFQGRYFEIRPTGVAHAELVIPKEWVNPADKYPPAGAEYPEGKVLEHYSWKKVITNVSNFIMGNPIIDHYGDMNVTNHRTGETCVLTFKPRTWRGKDAFEIKGSVYDRQGNVAWEIAGRWDSQLIARRAGVGSAPLEVDESVSEDPEYLQLWKNTQKPKAPFNLTPYAVTLNDIPEGLEEYLAPTDCRLRTDQRAFENAEYDRAQLLKSLNEEKQRETRRLRAEGRMQQHEPRWFTAITDQDSGERLWEPKRAGDGEVLFWHEREQQGALPDGEKWAEVDHIFVDDGE; this is encoded by the exons ATGGCGGCCGAGGGTAAACCtctacctcctcctcccatcgAGTCCGAAATGGACGCCCCTCATGGCCATGCAGCGCACACATCAGATCGTCTCA GTCCGGGCTCAAAGGGCCACGGCGGGACCTCGCCAGTGTCGACCAATGCAGCGCTGTACAACTTCAAGCTGTTGGAGGCTCTCCGGTCGGGCAACGGGGCCGAGGTTCAGCCATATCTCGATGAGCTCAAGACAGCACCAGAGGGTAGTGCCGGGCGCTTGCTCGGGATGGCTGTGCGTGTGGCTTCTG TTCCCGTCATCAAGTACATTCTCAACTCGCCCAGCATCCCATCCCCAAACCTCCCCGTCAACCCCCCTTCCCCGGCCACAGCCCTCCACATAGCGAGCGACATTGGCCGCCCTGAGGTCGTCGAACTTCTCCTCAACGACCCACGCGTTGACGACACGATCCGTGACGACAAGGGCCGCTCCGCCCTCGAATGCTCATCCAACCCAGAGGTCTCTGCTCTGATTGAAG ACTCGCGCGCAACCCTCCAGTCGCGCTTCCTGGTCCTCCTTTCCAGCTACGTGTCGAGTCCTCTCTCGTccgtcgaggaaggtacCAACATGCTCAACTTCCTTGACAAGCCCCGCGCCGAGGggctcaacctcaacgcgctcgacgagcgcacGGGCACCAGCCTGCTCCATGAGGCCGCGCGGAGGCGTGACCTCCGcctggtcgagctggcTGTCAAGCGTGGTGCAGACGTGTTCGTCCGCGACCGTCGGGGAAGACGTGTCCAGGAGCATGACAAGGGCGCTGATGAGCGCATCAAGACGTACCTCCGCCAGT TCACTAACCAGGAGACTATGGTACAGAACAAGAGCGACGGTCGCCCGCCCGACCTCAAGGGCTTCTTAAGCAAGTGGGTCAACTACAGATCCGGGTGGAAGACGCGCTGGTTTGTCCTCGAGAATGGCGTCCTCAGCTACT ACCGTAACCGCGAAGACGAAGAGGTCGCGTGCCGTGGTTCTATCGCACTTGCCACCGCGCGCATCAGCCCTTCTCCCGATGGCACTCGTTTCGAGATTAGCTCCAAGATGACAACCTCTGTTCCCAAGATCATCGTCAAGTCGAACCTGCGCGGCGAGATCGCTCGATGGGCACAGGCAATCCGCCTCAACATGGAGTTCTACAGCAAGGACCGGCAGCTGCAGAGGTCTGGGTCTAACGCCGGTGTCGACCACTCCGACGCACGTTCTACCAAGTCGAGCATTGGCCCTTTGGCGTCTCTGGGCGGACCTTCCGCATCCGGCAGCCGCGGGATTAGCGCGACGCTGAACGAGCTCCCTGCTTCGGACCAGTTCCTGCACCCCAGCCTCAAGCGCACACCCACTTCGCTGAGCGGCATCAGCAGCAAGTCCAAGTCGGGCACACGAACCCAGAACACCGAGGTCCCGCCcgtccctctccttcccgaCCGCTCGCGTAGACacgcaccttcctcgaggaagagagaCAACTCACCGGGCGGCAACACCACTGccagcgagctcgacaagaGTGACTCGGACAAGGACACTGATGACGGCATGTCGGGCCCCGAGACCGTCCCGCACGAGTCCGAGTTTGAGCTCAGCATGCTGAACTTAACGGCGCAGCTTGAGCTCACTCAGCAACTTGTCGACTCGATGGTCGTCTCTCCCGACATTCCTGACAGATCGTCTGTCCACGGCAGCTCGTCTCCTTCGCGCCAGCGTCAGGTCAAGGAGGCTCTCCGCCAGTCGATCGCGACCCTCAACGGCCTCGTTCAGAGACAGCACGGCATGACTCAGGACCGCGAACGTTACTACCAGAACCGCATTAAGCGCGAGTTGCAGACCCGCAAGCTCTGGGAGGAGAACCTCCTTGCTGTCGCAGAGCAACAGGCTGAGACGGAAACCCAGCTCAATGAGGCAGCCAAGGACAACGAGAAGAAGCGACGTGCTCTCCGCCAAGCGCGCTCTGTGCTCGCCGAACTCAGCTTAAGCCAGCCAGCATCGCCTGGAATGGAGGGCAGGGATCCAGAGCTCAGTatcctcggcggcgcctTCACCGCTCCTCCCGCTACTCACCATCCCGCGATAGGTGATTTTGCCCCATCTTTTGCCTTACCACCggcagaggaggcggcTCCTGCAACTGGAGCCAGCCCGAACCTCCGTCGATCGATTTCGAGAAGGTCGATATCGAACAGAGCGTCCGTGTCACTCGGCCGTAGGGCGTCGATCGGGCAGTACAACCGTGGTTCGATCGGACGCCGCCAGTCGATCTCATTTCAGGACATTGACCACGTTGTGGCTGCCATCGATGACTctgaagacgacgacgacgagttctTCGACGCGATCGAAACAGGAACGATCCCGAACCTGAAGACGTTCGACACGATCTCCAATCCCCAGGGACCTGGGTCGCGCCCAGCCACCCCTGTCCACATATTGCcagccaaggaggccaaggaaTCTCCCCTCGGCCAggtcgtcgctgtccgCCAAGCCAAGAAGGGCACCGTGGAGTCGtacctcgcgcgcaagaGCTTGGAGCCGTACAACCATGTGCGCCATCGTCTCcccatcgacgacgacaagcgcCCATCGGTGTCGCTGTGGAGTATCCTCAAGTCGTCGATTGGCAAGGATCTCACCAAGATCTCCTTCCCGGTCAGCTTCAACGAGTGCACATCCATGCTGCAGCGAAtggccgaggacatggagTACGACGCGTGCCTCACTGTCGCAGCCAGCGAGCAGGACTCGCTCAAACGTCTCGCCTTCGTTGCTGCATTTGCCATGTCCAACTACTCGTCGACGATTGGGCGTATCGCCAAGCCCTTCAACCCCATGCTGTCGCAGAGCTTCGAGTACGCCATCCCCAACCGCTATCGCTACATCTCGGAGCAAGTGTCACATCACCCACCCATCTCGGCGTGCTACTCTGAGGCGCCGACATGGCGGTACTacggcgaggtcgacgccaagaacaAGTTCCAGGGACGTTACTTTGAGATTCGACCCACAGgcgtcgcgcacgccgagctggtCATTCCCAAGGAGTGGGTGAACCCTGCGGACAAGTACCCGCCTGCAGGCGCGGAGTACCCCGAGGgcaaggtcctcgagcactACTCGTGGAAGAAGGTAATCACGAACGTGTCCAACTTCATCATGGGCAACCCGATCATTGACCACTACGGCGACATGAATGTCACGAACCACCGCACTGGTGAGACCTGCGTGTTGACATTCAAGCCGCGCACATGGCGCGGCAAGGACGCCTTTGAGATCAAGGGCAGCGTGTACGACAGACAGGGCAACGTGGCGTGGGAGATTGCTGGCC GCTGGGATTCGCAGCTCATTGCAcgccgcgctggcgtcggTTCCGCACCGCTGGAGGTGGATGAGTCCGTGTCCGAGGACCCCGAATACTTGCAGCTCTGGAAGAACACCCAAAAGCCCAAGGCACCGTTCAACCTCACGCCGTACGCGGTGACGCTCAACGACATTCccgagggcctcgaggagtACCTCGCCCCGACCGACTGCCGTCTGCGGACGGACCAGCGTGCGTTCGAGAACGCCGAGTACGACAGAGCCCAGTTGCTTAAGTCCCTTaacgaggagaagcagcgcgagacgcgccgcctgcgcgccgaggGACGCATGCAGCAGCATGAGCCTCGGTGGTTCACGGCCATCACGGACCAAGATTCGGGAGAGCGCCTGTGGGAGCCCAagcgcgccggcgacggAGAGGTGCTCTTCTGGCatgagcgcgagcagcaGGGCGCCCTGCCGGACGGAGAAAAGtgggccgaggtcgaccacATCTTTGTCGACGATGGTGAATAA
- the NAR1 gene encoding uncharacterized protein (Iron only hydrogenase large subunit, C-terminal domain), translating to MTFAGALTITDLDDFLTPSQACIIPVRQSNKPAGQETGDNANTEIQIDANNNYYEVSTHSTALAGPSAGVEVGRQALKKAEISLNDCLACSGCITSTESLLITMQSHNEVLDFIKAGDFSRTPVLSIAPQTLASLSASYASGQIPLRSLLRRIRAFLSVPERGGWQVWDTTFARHVALREMVTEFRERQGAAERGEKMVLPMLASACPGWVCYAEKAQGDLLPLLAAARSPQGIMGALVKQWYARRLDRNPAEMYHVTAMPCYDKKLEASRDDFYSEAFKTRDTDCVLTTGELDLLLHELGFDPLAPVEGEDAPDTDLFPELLQHPGSSSGSYLSTLMSAIAAAHPLPTCVHTRVVRGSTDNVEMFLEDSEGTVLFKGAICYGFRNLQNLVRKVGRETGIGRARPAGAGRLQAAVAARRRKARTGQGEIQTPATPASPATPEGEGKNGTGDDVAGAALVASRDAKKLDFVEVMACPGGCVNGGGQMKPASNTVDAEGYARPLPDDGVAEPPRSTGLASEEGMRWSTKEWVAEVERVYWTGLPTPPTSPRILAQDAALAQWPERTRAADGLADQVVMDMLGVDGDRYACVRTRFKRVEGDVLSEGGLTHEQVKW from the exons ATGACGTTCGCTGGCGCTCTG ACGATCACGGACCTCGACGATTTCCTCACCCCGTCGCAGGCCTGTATCATTCCCGTTCGCCAATCCAACAAACCCGCAGGACAGGAAACAGGAGACAATGCGAAC acggAGATCCAGATCGATGCGAATAACAACTACTACGAAGTGTCGACGCACAGCACAGCGCTGGCTGGCCCGTCCGCTGgtgtcgaggtcgggcgacaggcgctcaagaaggccgagatcAGCTTGAACGACTGCCTAGCATGCAG CGGGTGCATCACGTCAACCGAGTCGCTGCTCATCACGATGCAGAGCCACAATGAGGTGCTCGACTTCATCAAGGCGGGCGATTTTTCCCGAACCCCTGTGCTTTCGATCGCGCCACAGACGCTCGCATcgctctcggcgtcgtATGCCAGTGGCCAGATTCCGCTGCGCTCACTGTTGCGGAGGATACGCGCCTTCCTGTCAGTGCCGGAGCGGGGCGGGTGGCAGGTGTGGGACACGACTTTTGCGCGTCAcgtcgcgctgcgcgagaTGGTCACCGAGTTCAGGGAGCGGCAAGGCGCTGCAGAGCGGGGCGAGAAGATGGTTCTGCCGATGCTCGCGTCAGCATGCCCGGGGTGGGTATGTTATGCTGAGAAGGCGCAGGGAGACCTCCTCCCGTtgctggccgccgcgcgttCGCCGCAGGGTATCATGGGCGCACTCGTCAAGCAGTGGTACGCGCGCCGGCTGGACCGCAACCCCGCCGAGATGTACCATGTCACGGCGATGCCTTGCTACGAcaagaagctcgaggcgaGCCGCGACGACTTCTACTCTGAAGCCTTCAAGACGCGCGACACGGACTGCGTGCTCACAaccggcgagctcgacttgCTCCTccacgagctcggcttCGACCCACTAGCTCcggtggagggggaggatgCACCCGACACTGACCTCTTTCCCGAGCTCCTGCAACACCCCGGCTCGAGCTCAGGCTCGTACCTCAGTACGCTGATGTCCGCGATCGCCGCGGCTCATCCACTCCCGACGTGTGTGCACACACGGGTTGTACGCGGCTCCACTGACAACGTCGAGATGTTCCTGGAGGACAGTGAGGGTACGGTGCTGTTCAAGGGCGCGATCTGCTACGGCTTCCGCAACCTGCAGAACCTGGTGCGCAAGGTCGGTCGCGAGACTGGTAtcggacgagctcgtcccGCTGGCGCGGGGCGGTTGCaggccgccgtcgcggcgcgACGGAGAAAGGCCCGCACAGGCCAGGGCGAGATCCAGACGCCAGCGACACCGGCGTCACCAGCAACTCctgagggagaggggaagaACGGGActggcgacgacgtggcTGGCGCGGCCCTCGTTGCTTcccgcgacgccaagaagcTGGACTTTGTCGAAGTCATGGCCTGCCCCGGTGGATGCGTGAATGGTGGCGGGCAGATGAAGCCTGCGTCTAACACAGTGGATGCGGAAGGGTACGCACGGCCCCTACccgacgacggcgtggCGGAGCCCCCACGTTCCACTGGCCTGGCGAGTGAAGAGGGTATGCGGTGGAGCACCAAGGAGTgggtcgccgaggtcgagcgcgtctATTGGACTGGGCTGCCAACACCACCAACCAGTCCAAGGATACTAGCACAGGACGCGGCGCTTGCCCAGTGGCCGGAGAGGACGCGGGCCGCAGACGGCCTGGCAGACCAGGTCGTTATGGACATGTTGGGTGTGGATGGCGACAGGTACGCCTGTGTCCGGACGCGGTtcaagcgcgtcgagggcgacgtaCTGAGTGAGGGTGGGCTCACGCACGAGCAGGTCAAGTGGTAG
- a CDS encoding uncharacterized protein (Legume-like lectin family): MIEKRTKLKTHSMYAPYVDSDLQNRWWDFGGDTIINTNKHVRLTQDRGSQSGWLWSRLPLAPPSWQIEFEFNVDGKGTSMYGDGFALWVTMGRAEPGPVFGNQDLFTGLVVFFDTYPNSRHGYSFPRITAMLGDGRTPADLDGDNARNELAGCSKNFRRRNVATKARLTYVKGKGLRLETQLDEWDKWDLCFDVSNVELPTSPYIGFSAITGDVADNHDIVGVSVYSATLYPQYRPVAQGVGGPAPAQKPLEMTRDHLTGGRAPVQRGGAAGWFLFILKLIGVAAFIAFAVAAYRTYSAQQSRRPAYY, encoded by the exons ATGATTGAGAAACGCACCAAACTCAAGACGCACTCAATGTACGCGCCGTATGTCGACAGCGACTTGCAGAACCGGTG GTGGGATTTTGGCGGCGATACCATCATCAATACCAATAAGCATGTCCGGTTGACGCAGGATCGGGGGAGCCAGAGTGGCTGGCTGTGGAGTCGCCTGCCGCTTGCGCCGCCCAGCTGGCAGATCGAGTTTGAGTTCAAC gtcgACGGAAAGGGCACATCGATGTACGGTGACGGCTTTGCCCTGTGGGTCACTATGGGCCGGGCCGAGCCTGGACCCGTCTTCGGCAACCAGG ACCTTTTCACTGGTCTCGTTGTCTTCTTCGACACGTACCCCAACAGCCGACACGGCTACTCGTTTCCCCGCATCACCGCAATGCTAGGTGACGGCCGCACCCCCGCCGACCTAGACGGCGACAATGCGCGCAACGAGCTCGCAGGCTGTTCGAAGAActtccgccgccgcaacGTCGCCACGAAAGCCCGCCTAACTTATGTTAAGGGGAAGGGACTGCGTCTTGAGACCCAGCTGGACGAGTGGGACAAGTGGGACCTGTGCTTTGACGTGTCCAACGTCGAGCTCCCCACATCCCCTTACATCGGCTTCTCGGCAATCACGGGCGATGTGGCTGACAACCACGATATCGTTGGCGTGTCGGTATACAGCGCAACCCTTTACCCGCAGTACCGTCCTGTCGCGCAGGGCGTTGGCGGTCCAGCGCCGGCCCAGAAGCCCCTAGAGATGACGCGCGACCACTTGACTGGCGGACGGGCACCTGTCCAGCGCGGGGGTGCCGCGGGATGGTTCCTGTTCATCCTTAAGCTCATTGGCGTTGCGGCTTTCATTGCAttcgccgtcgctgcctAT CGAACGTACTCGGCCCAGCAGAGCAGGCGGCCGGCGTACTACTAA
- a CDS encoding uncharacterized protein (Belongs to the complex I LYR family) yields the protein MRMGPGLQHFILQAELLSAYRAAVRATRPLPDPQTRRETLDWLRSDIERLRGEMDDDVIRSNLQTFQRNLKTFGPSLSISGLSGIGAKLIGQKR from the exons ATGCGCATGGGACCCGGGTTACAGCAC TTCATCCTCCAAGCCGAGCTGCTAAGCGCTTACCGCGCCGCTGTGCGCGCTACAAGGC CCCTTCCCGACCCCCAGACACGGCGGGAAACACTCGACTGGTTACGTTCTGATATCGAGCGCCTCCGCGGagagatggacgacgacgttATTCGCTCCAACCTCCAAACGTTCCAGCGCAACCTCAAGACGTTTGGGCCCAGCCTCAGTATCTCGGGACTGAGCGGGATAGGAGCAAAGCTCATCGGCCAGAAGCGCTAA
- a CDS encoding uncharacterized protein (Protein kinase C conserved region 2 (CalB)), which produces MATEPPPNANLLSTHSRNLATPPPLPPRTPPVTLTSSDARLPAPVNNGHLPPSPNAEAAIIPLKTSSDSTPEGRNATTSQVDALESAPARLSTPPQNISSNLLDLPKMLPIPPRQSSRLSPPRRSSPLRDPPPLPPRQRSPILGQPTPVSKQQLDESSDALPPGQPTQSSNTDSPSTAHQDKGDPLRSNLSAKEIHTKAVHHVEASEPSLTILGITPLMWAGLAIFFLLGIKLLGWHKFSLIAACGLAPVAALWLLPLPSFSHNEPSLPPQPADNVGWINHTLRTLFPLVSTDVLTPFVDLLEDALVQQVPPIVTSVRCTDVSLGREPIQLTSLRTITDDEWFASIAQGAAATGKGHSGTRSNALPSTLAKGGETGGETTQASDLSDFGPETASDTSGAWRRTHVRTVSGASNRSNKATKSIGPLGTKGSAEAKPVRPLSVSSQFSLGKETAKLRKRDNIVRRLRRGRHRHDEGLDEFDECVDEELNFDELQKGGAKGFYVNYEVSFTYRSTREMSKTGTGLHMLAYFGWGVKGLGGSEIPVFIDVLQLNGTLRLRLLLSPSPPFAREAQFTFVKMPEFDISARPLRNFGFGSVNAMDIPLLKTYVQKSIAQVAGSFVSPRHFHLDVNRLLLGKDAAMRTKAVGVLYLMIHGCDDLPRTDTLGSCDPYVAVSFSKFDKPLFSTRTIVNTLDPVFEEPAFLLVSSESIEVGEQLLLKVWDSDRFSMDDSIGQVKVDIAEIIELSERTNHGYELFRRHDDLMPEQPGMRAQGQIDWSVRFFPLWQVPVSEFHRRLEAIRDRRGDDDKTVAPWWLKWLDDWIEKPEWELERAKRRKEMVDNFTGERERDEIEAAMPPTDEFPSGVLQFHVHQCAELEMYPDAGTFSGSNISRRKSPASGKPALSDVIDRAPGENPEPPSAYAEVHLNDKYVFRTRTKRVNPQPYFNALSERFICDWREARIRFVVKDERDREHDPIIGIVSLRLRDVLSSCSQTTRWFPIVGGLGFGKLRISLLFKPVDIKLPRGLSSFDVCTFEMARLQTTDFEEALGKMPCMVIESEYDRVILQGPAEEAGYHEDDEGNGRPRSGTVTSVTAKRLSDRPFTMPRVQDAALGWDLPSPVRLAVQYRHSCSMVLSLVTRRRLQKNRVHALAVLSLTGVPDNEVTQRTVPVFATASVEDAMRANAAYVAHAALANAAPPNLPEYVQAIGFIKVEFALHPGVSRAHRKLGKRDLRFKAVYDGWEATRLLQHPHETEDGASESSDVELSADEVASGKESAEAMRNDDVRSLREGRSHVKALHKNNKGIFQLKIARTGKFVKDKVQARVLSTTGKTNLAQRPHGADVHVEEEGVSRVG; this is translated from the exons ATGGCCACAGAACCACCACCAAACGCAAACCTCTTGTCAACCCATTCAAGGAACCTGGccacaccaccacccctcccacctcgGACGCCGCCAGTCAcgttgacgtcgagcgATGCCCGCTTGCCAGCGCCTGTGAACAACGggcaccttcctccatccCCAAATGCAGAAGCAGCCATCATACCACTCAAGACCAGCTCGGACAGCACGCCTGAGGGTCGCAACGCGACCACATCTCAAGTTGACGCGCTCGAATCGGCTCCGGCCCGACTAAGCACACCTCCTCAGAACATATCAAGCAACTTGCTTGACCTCCCAAAGATGCTGCCGATCCCTCCCCGTCAATCTTCCCGTCTGTCCCCCCCACGCCGGTCTTCACCGCTGCGAGATCCgcctccacttcctcccCGACAGCGGAGCCCAATTCTGGGGCAGCCCACGCCTGTGTCCAagcagcagctcgacgagtcGTCGGACGCTCTCCCTCCTGGGCAGCCGACGCAATCCTCCAACACCGACTCACCATCTACGGCTCACCAAGATAAAGGTGACCCGCTTCGATCAAACCTGAGCGCTAAAGAGATCCACACCAAGGCCGTGCACCATGtcgaggcgagcgagccTTCCCTAACTATCCTTGGCATCACGCCGTTGATGTGGGCCGGACTCGCCATCTTCTTCCTATTGGGCATCAAGCTGTTGGGCTGGCACAAGTTTTCCCTGATTGCTGCATGTGGCTTGGCCCCCGTCGCTGCACTCTGGCTCCTCCCGCTTCCCTCGTTCTCTCACAACGAGCCTTCACTTCCACCGCAGCCTGCTGACAATGTTGGATGGAT CAACCATACGCTGCGAACGCTGTTTCCGTTGGTCTCGACTGACGTCCTGACGCCATTTGTCGACTTGCTTGAGGacgccctcgtccagcAGGTGCCGCCCATTGTG ACATCCGTCCGCTGCACTGACGTGTCCCTGGGCAGGGAGCCGATCCAGCTCACGTCGCTCCGCACGATCACAGACGATGAGTGGTTCGCGAGTATCGCACAGGGGGCGGCCGCCACAGGGAAGGGTCACTCTGGAACTCGATCTAATGCGTTGCCTTCGACACTTGCAAAAGGCGGGGAGACTGGCGGTGAGACGACCCAAGCTTCGGACCTGAGCGACTTTGGCCCCGAAACGGCGAGCGACACGTCGGGCGCTTGGAGAAGGACGCACGTGAGGACTGTCTCGGGCGCTTCTAACAGGTCAAACAAGGCGACCAAGTCTATTGGTCCATTGGGAACCAAGGGATCAGCTGAAGCCAAGCCTGTACGGCCACTCTCTGTCTCCAGCCAGTTCTCCCTGGGCAAGGAGACTGCCAAGCTGCGAAAGCGCGACAACATCGTGCGACGCCTccggcgaggacggcaccGTCACGACGAGGggctcgacgagttcgacgAGTGTGTagacgaggagctcaactTCGACGAGCTCCAGAAAGGCGGCGCGAAGGGCTTCTACGTAAACTACGAGGTGTCGTTCACGTACCGCAGCACGCGCGAGATGAGCAAGACAGGCACCGGTCTGCACATGCTTGCATACTTTGGCTGGGGCGTcaagggcctcggcggTTCTGAAATCCCCGTGTTCATCGATGTGTTGCAACTGAACGGCacgctgcggctgcggctgctgcTCAGTCCGTCACCGCCgtttgcgcgcgaggcgcagTTCACATTCGTCAAGATGCCCGAGTTTGACATCTCGGCCCGTCCCCTGCGCAACTTCGGCTTTGGATCCGTTAACGCCATGGATATTCCGCTCCTCAAGACTTACGTGCAGAAGTCGATAGCCCAGGTAGCGGGATCCTTCGTCTCGCCGCGCCACTTTCACCTCGATGTCAACCGCCTCTTGCTCGGTAAGGACGCGGCCATGCGCACCAAGGCTGTCGGCGTCCTGTATCTCATGATCCATGGGTGCGATGACCTTCCTCGCACGGACACGTTGGGCTCATGCGACCCGTATGTTGCCGTGTCGTTCTCCAAGTTCGATAAGCCGCTGTTCTCAACGCGTACGATTGTCAACACGCTCGACCCGGTGTTCGAAGAGCCAGCCTTCTTGCTGGTGTCGAGTGAGAGCATCGAGGTCGGTGAGCAGCTGCTGCTAAAGGTGTGGGACTCGGACAGGTTTTCCATGGACGACTCGATTGGACAGGTGAAGGTTGACATTGCTGAGATCATCGAGCTCTCAGAGCGGACAAACCACGGGTATGAGCTGTTCCGACGGCACGACGATCTTATGCCTGAGCAGCCGGGCATGCGTGCGCAGGGCCAAATCGACTGGAGTGTGCGCTTCTTCCCGCTTTGGCAGGTCCCCGTGAGCGAGTTCCACCGCCGCCTTGAGGCAATCAGGGACCGGcggggcgacgacgacaagacCGTTGCGCCATGGTGGCTGAAGTGGCTCGATGACTGGATCGAGAAGCCCGAATGGGAGCTGGAGCGTGCTAAGCGCCGCAAGGAGATGGTCGACAACTTCACTGGCGAACGGGAAcgcgacgagatcgaggcagcgatgccgccgacggACGAGTTCCCCTCGGGCGTCCTCCAATTCCACGTACACCAAtgtgccgagctcgagatgTACCCCGACGCAGGTACATTCTCGGGCAGCAACATCAGCCGGCGCAAGAGCCCGGCGTCGGGGAAGCCGGCGCTGAGCGACGTCATCGACCGAGCACCCGGCGAGAACCCCGAACCGCCCAGCGCTTATGCCGAGGTCCACTTGAACGACAAGTACGTGTTCCGCACGCGGACAAAGCGCGTGAACCCGCAGCCGTACTTCAACGCGCTGAGCGAGCGGTTCATCTGCGACTGGCGAGAAGCGCGTATAAGGTTTGTCGTCAAAGATGAGCGGGACCGAGAGCACGATCCGATCATCGGCATCGTAAGCTTGCGTCTGCGCGACGTGCTCTCAAGCTGTTCCCAAACGACGAGATGGTTCCCGATCGTCGGCGGTCTCGGCTTCGGCAAGCTCCGCATCTCGCTGTTATTCAAACCAGTCGACATCAAGCTCCCGCGTGGCCTGAGCTCGTTCGACGTGTGTACGTTCGAGATGGCACGCTTGCAGACGACCGACTTTGAGGAGGCACTCGGCAAGATGCCCTGCATGGTGATTGAGAGCGAGTATGACCGGGTGATTTTACAAGGCCCCGCAGAGGAGGCGGGATAccacgaggacgacgagggcaaCGGGCGCCCGCGCAGCGGAACGGTAACCAGCGTGACAGCCAAGCGCCTCTCGGATCGGCCATTCACAATGCCGCGAGTGCAGGACGCGGCCCTCGGGTGGGACCTGCCTTCTCCCGTCCGCTTGGCTGTGCAGTATCGTCACAGCTGCAGCATGGTGCTAAGCCTTGTAACGCGGCGCAGGCTCCAGAAGAACCGTGTGCATGCGCTCGCAGTGCTCTCCCTCACTGGCGTTCCAGACAACGAGGTGACGCAGCGCACTGTGCCTGTCTTTGCTACGGCCAGCGTAGAAGACGCAATGCGTGCCAACGCGGCGTATGTGGCACACGCCGCTCTCGCGAACGCTGCACCGCCCAATCTTCCGGAATACGTCCAGGCCATCGGCTTCATCAAGGTGGAGTTTGCGCTTCATCCTGGCGTGAGTCGCGCGCaccgcaagctcggcaagcgcgaccTCAGATTCAAGGCTGTGTACGATGGGTGGGAGGCGACACGCCTCCTCCAACATCCCCACGAGACGGAAGACGgggcgagcgagagcaGCGATGTCGAGCtgagcgccgacgaggtcgcgagCGGCAAAGAGAGCGCCGAGGCTATGCGTAATGACGACGTGCGTTCTCTGCGCGAAGGGCGCAGTCATGTCAAGGCACTACACAAGAACAACAAGGGTATATTCCAGCTCAAGATTGCGCGCACGGGCAAGTTtgtcaaggacaaggtgCAGGCGCGGGTGCTGAGTACGACGGGTAAAACGAacctcgcgcagcgcccgcacggcgccgacgtgcatgtggaggaggagggggtgAGTAGGGTGGGTTAG